One genomic segment of Coffea arabica cultivar ET-39 chromosome 6e, Coffea Arabica ET-39 HiFi, whole genome shotgun sequence includes these proteins:
- the LOC140010011 gene encoding glucan endo-1,3-beta-glucosidase, acidic-like has protein sequence MVSAKPQSRAIMILLGLLIIATLDFTGAQTGVCYGRLGSRLPSPADVVALCKQNNIGRMRIYDPHRPTLQALGGSNVELILGVPNTDLQNIAASQASANNWVHNNVRNYPNVRFRYIAVGNEVSPLRDTAQYTRFLLPAMQNIYNAISAAGLGNQVKVSTAVETGLVGQSYPPSAGIFRQEVRSFINPIVQFLARNRAPLLVNVYPYFAYTGNPRDISLQYALFTSSGIVTPDGVRYQNLFDALVDATYSALEKAGGSSIEIVVSESGWPSAGGQATSIDNARTYNSNLIEHVTGGSGTPKRPRRNIETYIFALFDEDQKSPEYEKHFGLFLPNRQPKYQITF, from the exons ATGGTTAGTGCAAAACCACAATCCAGGGCCATTATGATTTTGCTTGGCCTGCTGATAATAGCTACCCTTGATTTCACAG GAGCTCAGACTGGGGTTTGCTATGGAAGGCTGGGTAGCAGATTGCCATCTCCAGCAGATGTTGTGGCCCTATGCAAACAGAACAACATCGGAAGGATGCGAATCTACGATCCACATCGGCCAACCCTTCAAGCCCTTGGAGGATCAAACGTTGAGCTCATACTGGGGGTCCCTAATACTGATCTTCAGAACATTGCTGCTAGCCAAGCTAGTGCCAATAATTGGGTCCACAACAATGTCAGAAACTATCCTAATGTCAGGTTCAGGTACATTGCAGTTGGAAATGAAGTCAGTCCGCTGAGAGACACAGCTCAGTACACAAGATTTCTTCTCCCTGCCATGCAAAACATCTATAATGCAATTTCTGCAGCAGGGCTAGGAAACCAGGTTAAAGTTTCCACTGCTGTTGAAACTGGACTAGTTGGACAGAGCTATCCTCCATCAGCTGGAATATTCAGACAAGAAGTTCGATCATTTATCAATCCCATCGTTCAGTTCTTAGCAAGAAACCGTGCCCCTTTACTTGTTAACGTGTATCCATACTTTGCATACACAGGCAATCCCAGAGACATTAGTCTTCAGTATGCCCTTTTTACATCTTCTGGCATTGTTACACCAGATGGTGTAAGGTACCAAAATCTTTTCGATGCTCTTGTGGATGCTACATACTCGGCACTTGAAAAGGCAGGAGGATCATCTATTGAAATTGTTGTATCAGAGAGTGGTTGGCCATCAGCAGGAGGACAAGCAACATCAATAGATAATGCCAGAACTTACAACAGTAACTTGATTGAGCATGTGACAGGGGGATCAGGAACTCCAAAAAGGCCCCGAAGAAATATTGAAACATACATTTTTGCTTTGTTTGATGAAGATCAAAAGAGTCCAGAATATGAGAAGCATTTTGGACTCTTTCTGCCAAATAGGCAACCAAAGTACCAGATCACTTTCTGA